ACTTTGAACAgtatttttaaacaaaaaaaaaacgaacCTTTTATTAATTTCTGCAAAATATCGCAATTCTGAATCGaatataatttactattactTTCACCTATTATCTGGATATACCAAGAAAAATGTACATCTATTATCTGAATATATCAAGAAAAATGTACAGTCTAATGAGTTGAATAAATTGGATTAATCATTTTGAGTCAAATGGAAAGTGAgtacaaaaattatttaaatcaattttaagcCTGATTTGAGATATTTATATAGTTTACTGacttatttatttgtttcactttttttttttttctgaaacatGAATTGTTGGTGGTGACAAATAGAGCAaaagaaagaaatggttctTCTGGATAAATGCTATGGCACCTCTGACGTCTGTTGTTCTTGGAAGTGTCCTTGTCTACCTCACCCACGCTGAGAAACATGGTGTTCAAGTTGTGAGTTctacatttatatataaacctcataataaattaataaataagtatTACATTATCTGTTGGATTTATATATCATTAACTAGCTagattttcaaaagaaaaaaactagCTAGATTACTGTAGATGTGAAGGCTCCATGTACCTACCGCATCAATTGTATTTGATGAGTGAGCAACAATTAACCTCAAATAAGATGAGCCATTGTTGTCATCCggctaataattattaattaattttcttttattttctccagattggGCACCTCAAGAAAGGGTTGAATCCACCTTCTATATCTGAGTTGGCTTTTGGGTCCCCACATCTGATGACTGCCATTAAAACTGGAATCATAACTGGTGTTATAGCTCTTGCTGTAAGTCTTTTAATATTAGATTCTCCCCCATAATAATggtcaaataatttttaatggttCAATAATTTCACATGATAAAGTTTaagatttaataattatattttataaagtttaaaattaaataattatataaggtATGAAAAGTTAATAATGAAAAGTACAGGTGCTAACCGGTATTTTGTGTAAAAGTTAAGTGACAAATTATGTATTTGGTCAAAGAAGCACTAAAACATTAACACAGAGATGAATATGCAGGAAGGAGTAGCCGTTGGGAGGAGTTTTGCCATGTTCAAGAACTATCACATTGATGGAAACAAAGAGATGATAGCTTTTGGGATGATGAATATTGCAGGTTCATGCACTTCCTGTTACCTAACTACAGGTACTGCATGTGTTATTGCACCAGCCAGAACCCAACCTTCATCCGAGATGTCCCTTTGTCTTAATTAACACAGTTTTATCTATGATCCAGGACCATTCTCGCGAACTGCAGTGAACTTTAATGCAGGATGCAAGACTGCAGTCTCCAATATTGTAATGGCCACAGCTGTCATGATAACTTTGTTATTTCTAACCCCATTGTTTCATTACACTCCTCTGGTGGTTCTTTCCTCTATTATAATTGCTGCTATGCTCGGTCTTATTGACTATGAAGCTGCTATTCACCTCTGGAAAATCGACAAGTTCGACTTTTTTGTCTGCATCAGCGCCTACATTGGTGTTGTGTTTGGAAGTGTCGAAATTGGCCTAGTCATTGCTGTAAGGAACTCTCATTTCATATCAGAAACAGAAATTTTTAAGCTGGGCATTCCTGATACCGTTAGAATTTGCAAATACAGGTCACAATTTCCTTGCTAAGGATGCTTTTATTTGTAGCAAGGCCAAGGACTTTTCTCCTAGGCAACATTCCCAATTCCATGATTTATAGAAGTGTGGATCAGTACCCGACAGCTAACTGTGTTCCTGGAGTTCTTATTCTTCAGATTGATGCACCCATCTACTTTGCCAATGCAAACTACCTGAGGGAAAGGTATAGATATAGAaacaagaaattaaattttaggaacTCCCAACAAGAAAACCTGCATCATATATATTGGCTTTTTTTAACTCCATTTTCAGGATTTCAAGATGGATTTATGAGGAGGAAGACAGACTAAAATCTACAGGAGAACCCACTTTACAATATGTGATACTAGATATGAGTGGTAGGTGTCCTAATTCTTGAACTTTTCGGCCCAAATTGAATATATTTTGTTTTCCCTAATGTTTCAATCCGTTCAATTCACAGCTATTGGGAGCATAGATACAAATGGGCTCAGCATGCTCGAAGAAGTTGAGAAGAACACTGACAGAAAAGGTCTCAAGGTacgaaaggaaaagaaaaaatcacCCTCCCATTTTCATGGTTTCTTTGCAAGTTAATTAACTTGTGTGCTTATTAGTGTAGCTGGTACTGGCAAACCCACGTAGTGAAGTGATTAAGAAGCTAGAAAAAGCAAAGTTCATCGAAAAAATTGGACAAGAATGGATATATCTTACAGTGGGAGAAGCTGTAGCAGCATGCAACTTCATGTTACATGCCTGCAAATCGAATACAGTTACAGCTCAAGAATTTGATGCACAAGGTCATGTGTGATATGcaaaaatggaagaaaagaGTGGCgaagtttaattaatttgatgctTTCTGGGGGGACCAACCACAGCTGAGTGGCGGTGATGCTTTCAGCCCAGCGAATCAGCATCCTATGTAATCGATCTCACGGATCTACACAAGTAGAATATAAGATGATTTTTTGAGGCGCAAACAAGCTAAGGTCTCTTTGAATCAATGTGAAAGTTTGTAATCTCACACT
The genomic region above belongs to Manihot esculenta cultivar AM560-2 chromosome 3, M.esculenta_v8, whole genome shotgun sequence and contains:
- the LOC110610632 gene encoding sulfate transporter 3.1 isoform X1 codes for the protein MGNADFERPHPVAIPPTKPFLNSLKSALKETLFPDDPFSQFQKQSPSRKFILGLRYFVPILEWAPRYTFAFFRADVIAGITIASLAVPQGISYANLANLPPIIGLYSSFVPPLVYAMLGSSKDLAVGTVAVASLLISSMLGKVVNPNEDPKHYVQLALTATFFAGVFQSALGFLRLGFIVDFLSHATIVGFMGGAATVVCLQQLKGILGLVHFTHGTDLVSVMRSIFSQTHQWRWESGVLGCCFLFFLILTRYFSKRKKWFFWINAMAPLTSVVLGSVLVYLTHAEKHGVQVIGHLKKGLNPPSISELAFGSPHLMTAIKTGIITGVIALAEGVAVGRSFAMFKNYHIDGNKEMIAFGMMNIAGSCTSCYLTTGPFSRTAVNFNAGCKTAVSNIVMATAVMITLLFLTPLFHYTPLVVLSSIIIAAMLGLIDYEAAIHLWKIDKFDFFVCISAYIGVVFGSVEIGLVIAVTISLLRMLLFVARPRTFLLGNIPNSMIYRSVDQYPTANCVPGVLILQIDAPIYFANANYLRERISRWIYEEEDRLKSTGEPTLQYVILDMSAIGSIDTNGLSMLEEVEKNTDRKGLKLVLANPRSEVIKKLEKAKFIEKIGQEWIYLTVGEAVAACNFMLHACKSNTVTAQEFDAQGHV
- the LOC110610632 gene encoding sulfate transporter 3.1 isoform X2, translated to MGNADFERPHPVAIPPTKPFLNSLKSALKETLFPDDPFSQFQKQSPSRKFILGLRYFVPILEWAPRYTFAFFRADVIAGITIASLAVPQGISYANLANLPPIIGLYSSFVPPLVYAMLGSSKDLAVGTVAVASLLISSMLGKVVNPNEDPKHYVQLALTATFFAGVFQSALGFLRLGFIVDFLSHATIVGFMGGAATVVCLQQLKGILGLVHFTHGTDLVSVMRSIFSQTHQWRWESGVLGCCFLFFLILTRYFSKRKKWFFWINAMAPLTSVVLGSVLVYLTHAEKHGVQVIGHLKKGLNPPSISELAFGSPHLMTAIKTGIITGVIALAEGVAVGRSFAMFKNYHIDGNKEMIAFGMMNIAGSCTSCYLTTGPFSRTAVNFNAGCKTAVSNIVMATAVMITLLFLTPLFHYTPLVVLSSIIIAAMLGLIDYEAAIHLWKIDKFDFFVCISAYIGVVFGSVEIGLVIAVTISLLRMLLFVARPRTFLLGNIPNSMIYRSVDQYPTANCVPGVLILQIDAPIYFANANYLRERISRWIYEEEDRLKSTGEPTLQYVILDMSAIGSIDTNGLSMLEEVEKNTDRKGLKCSWYWQTHVVK